A window of Bacteroidales bacterium contains these coding sequences:
- a CDS encoding adenine-specific methyltransferase EcoRI family protein, with protein MANKTKNRNLQEAKINKKDEFYTQLTDIERELKHYKDHFKDKIVYCNCDDPRVSSFFHYFSYNFEKLGLKKLIATCYKSQNMDLFSQNDSEQAIYLEYNGDKNGNMVPDPAEIGIKILKGDGDFRSKECIELLKHADIVVTNPPFSLFREYVAQLIEYDKKFVIVGHQNAIKYKEIFPLIRDNKIWLGYGFKGGAGHFINVHYKDYATATDRKEGMIRVSGVHWFTNLEISKRHEDLVLYRKYTPEEYPKFENFDAINVDVTKDIPADYDGMMGVPITFMDKHNPDQFEIIGVGIANLGLEIGIKPYKPEHKKYRKEVQKRGAVDGDLYMMVDGVVTVPYSRIIIKRKKK; from the coding sequence ATGGCAAACAAAACAAAAAATAGAAACCTACAAGAAGCAAAAATCAACAAAAAAGACGAGTTTTATACTCAACTTACTGACATCGAAAGAGAACTAAAACATTACAAGGATCATTTTAAAGACAAAATCGTTTATTGTAATTGCGATGATCCTCGAGTGAGTAGCTTCTTTCATTACTTCTCATACAACTTTGAGAAACTTGGACTAAAAAAACTCATCGCTACATGCTATAAAAGCCAAAATATGGACCTGTTCAGCCAAAACGACTCTGAGCAAGCAATCTATTTGGAGTATAACGGAGATAAAAACGGCAATATGGTTCCAGACCCTGCCGAAATTGGAATTAAAATATTAAAAGGGGACGGAGATTTCAGAAGCAAGGAATGTATTGAACTTCTTAAGCATGCAGACATTGTTGTAACAAATCCACCTTTTTCGCTTTTCCGAGAATACGTTGCCCAACTTATAGAATACGACAAAAAGTTTGTGATAGTAGGACATCAAAATGCAATAAAATACAAAGAGATTTTTCCTTTAATCAGAGACAACAAAATTTGGTTAGGTTACGGATTTAAAGGTGGGGCAGGACATTTTATCAATGTACATTATAAAGACTACGCAACTGCAACTGACCGAAAAGAAGGTATGATTAGAGTTTCAGGAGTTCATTGGTTTACCAATCTTGAAATTAGCAAAAGACATGAAGATTTAGTACTATATAGAAAATACACACCAGAAGAATATCCAAAATTCGAAAATTTTGATGCAATCAATGTAGACGTAACCAAGGATATTCCAGCTGATTATGATGGTATGATGGGAGTTCCTATAACTTTTATGGACAAACATAATCCTGACCAATTTGAGATAATTGGTGTAGGTATTGCAAACTTAGGTCTCGAAATTGGAATAAAACCATATAAACCCGAACATAAAAAATACAGAAAAGAAGTTCAGAAACGAGGTGCTGTTGATGGTGATTTGTATATGATGGTAGATGGCGTTGTAACAGTTCCGTATTCTCGCATCATAATAAAGCGAAAGAAAAAATGA
- a CDS encoding DUF1738 domain-containing protein, translating to MTGSASHRLNSRTMKAGNALYEQINEKIIKLLQAQLNDFKQTWFNVKCEPFGYNPHSKHYYSALNNFLLQISLIFLRKGYYLNRWMTFLQVQDIGAKVKKGSFADVIVFTSHIWLDQNGKNVTKQVEAMATAGQQIPDGFNKIPFLKGYNVFNVADIEGLPPDWTTPKNVNVTAADRIKAVDEIISRTGAAIDETNTNAAYYSPTLDNIKIPKRWQFDTTEDFYKTLFHELGHWTGHKDRLNREMSQAKKEYAFEELVAELTAAYCCAKLGITTEVTNDAAYIRAWLKGLDNDMKFFTQAAAQAQKAADYILEGNREEAEERRAA from the coding sequence GTGACTGGTTCAGCCAGTCACCGGCTAAACTCTAGAACAATGAAAGCAGGAAACGCACTATATGAGCAAATCAATGAGAAGATCATTAAACTACTCCAGGCGCAATTGAATGACTTCAAACAGACCTGGTTTAATGTTAAATGTGAGCCTTTCGGCTATAACCCACATTCAAAACACTACTACAGCGCCCTGAATAATTTCTTGCTGCAAATTAGCCTGATATTTTTAAGAAAGGGGTATTATCTTAACCGTTGGATGACTTTTTTACAAGTGCAAGACATTGGCGCAAAAGTGAAAAAAGGCAGCTTTGCTGATGTGATTGTTTTTACTTCTCACATTTGGCTAGATCAAAATGGGAAGAACGTAACTAAGCAGGTGGAAGCTATGGCAACCGCAGGGCAACAGATACCGGACGGATTTAATAAAATCCCATTCCTTAAAGGATACAATGTTTTTAATGTAGCTGATATTGAAGGTTTACCCCCTGACTGGACAACGCCAAAGAATGTAAATGTAACAGCAGCCGATAGAATTAAGGCAGTTGATGAAATTATAAGCAGAACCGGAGCAGCCATTGATGAAACCAACACAAACGCCGCTTATTATTCTCCAACTCTTGACAACATCAAAATTCCAAAAAGATGGCAGTTTGATACAACAGAGGATTTTTACAAAACCTTGTTTCACGAACTAGGACACTGGACAGGCCATAAAGACAGGCTAAACAGGGAGATGAGCCAAGCCAAAAAAGAATATGCATTTGAGGAACTTGTTGCAGAATTAACCGCTGCTTATTGCTGTGCAAAACTAGGTATTACCACAGAAGTAACCAACGACGCCGCATATATCCGGGCATGGCTCAAAGGTTTGGATAATGATATGAAATTCTTTACACAGGCAGCAGCCCAAGCCCAAAAGGCAGCAGATTATATCCTAGAGGGAAATAGGGAAGAAGCGGAAGAAAGGAGGGCAGCATGA
- a CDS encoding phage tail tape measure protein has translation MANETATARVELDGQQADNQLKELTARAREMKKELKELRLAKDPGYEAKKREFDALDKKIKDTRKSTFDLNAVMKDLSGASLKELTRAQRTLNSELRTMNRNTAEGKKVFADKTAQLQRVQTEIQKTTAQMRGFNQQQTLMQRIAGGFNRYFGMIAAFSASILGSVMGFKKLVEEFNEYQAAVSNLSALTGLAGEQLDWLSERAKAASTGATEDGVRFTNAAIDIVNAYTLIGSKRPELLANREALAAVTEEAMILSKAANITLVPAATALTTTMNQFNVSASEARRIINTLGAGSKVGAGDIPYLNAVIEKSGTSAYNAKIEIEELVGVIEGIAPKFSQPEIAGTQLRTMFIRLQSGADDVNPAIVGMEQALDNLAAKQYSVADLTKLFGLESINMALALIDSREEIKRYTAAVSDTNIAVEQAIINSDNNKTRLEQARNRAALLRMELGEKLAPALTFSTNAFSYLIKAIMGGIKFWEENRSLIIATLSAIIAYTIATNGAIIAKKTFTAVLWLGTKAMQAFNLVVKVNPWALAASAIIGLLVYIRQLGRETESLTIKQKAYNEIRQQATEGAAEEVAQLDKLFTVLKNTNITAETRNRLIKQINDQYKDYLPSLLSEKSTLQEIETAYNNVATALRNKIEMEVQQEKAKKLFAEADIKKDELKAIEGMTAAEYNKQNNIVEGVRGAARERAINGLKKEINEILEVYNELMNQVAKTPGAFPPPAGGGEDDTPDPDPNGDVSTAYENITKAINDARKAQAAFVAEGNYAAARQADVVIKTLEAQKLVIDGIIANGGDVIGFLDNLTDSEESLLQESDAFNKKFLEDWKGTFDEIKSRKEQDHQEDLDRTSNRIQFELDEEAKKNAKKEKLEKDWESARKQIVDDSLNAGFQMFTNYINSQYDRQMYALNQRRDAELNNENLTAEQREKIQERYRVQEAKIKEQAWKRQHRADIIQSIINTALAVSRAWSAAPGGWANLPMVVAAGISGALQTAVIASQKMPQFVKGRYNVIGKDDNKLYKDVPFMGPAKTGIYRNALVGEKGDELIIDNPTLRNIRVNFPEVMQAIHAARVPQYSQGRLSDPPAATTNQQPATNNPQPATDPALLAALNRLNDKLDQGIESYLVYQKFRKFEDKVSQTENDNAL, from the coding sequence ATGGCAAACGAAACCGCAACCGCAAGGGTTGAACTCGATGGGCAGCAGGCTGACAACCAACTAAAGGAGCTCACTGCAAGAGCCCGTGAGATGAAAAAAGAGCTCAAAGAGCTGCGCCTGGCAAAAGATCCGGGTTATGAAGCAAAAAAACGTGAGTTTGACGCACTTGATAAGAAAATCAAAGACACTCGCAAAAGCACTTTCGACCTCAATGCAGTTATGAAGGATCTTAGCGGTGCCAGCCTCAAAGAACTTACCAGGGCGCAGCGTACACTTAACTCTGAGTTGCGCACAATGAACCGCAATACTGCCGAAGGCAAAAAAGTATTTGCCGACAAAACAGCACAATTGCAGCGGGTTCAAACCGAAATACAAAAGACTACAGCACAGATGCGGGGCTTTAACCAGCAGCAAACTCTTATGCAACGCATTGCCGGTGGCTTCAACCGTTACTTTGGAATGATCGCGGCATTTTCCGCTTCAATCCTGGGGAGCGTAATGGGTTTTAAAAAATTGGTTGAAGAGTTTAACGAATACCAGGCAGCAGTATCAAACCTCAGTGCGCTGACTGGTTTGGCGGGCGAGCAGCTTGACTGGCTGAGTGAACGGGCAAAAGCCGCTTCCACAGGAGCAACCGAAGATGGCGTAAGGTTCACAAATGCAGCCATTGATATTGTAAACGCTTATACACTGATCGGTTCAAAGCGGCCGGAACTGCTTGCCAACCGCGAAGCGTTGGCTGCTGTTACCGAGGAAGCCATGATTCTAAGTAAGGCAGCAAATATTACCCTGGTACCAGCCGCTACCGCGCTTACTACTACAATGAACCAGTTCAATGTTTCAGCCAGCGAAGCCAGAAGGATCATCAATACCTTGGGAGCCGGATCTAAGGTAGGCGCCGGTGATATCCCCTACCTCAATGCCGTGATCGAAAAATCGGGTACATCAGCTTATAATGCTAAAATTGAAATTGAAGAACTGGTTGGAGTTATTGAAGGGATAGCTCCTAAATTCTCACAGCCTGAAATTGCTGGCACACAGCTCAGGACCATGTTTATCCGCCTTCAATCAGGGGCCGATGATGTGAACCCCGCCATTGTTGGAATGGAACAGGCGTTGGATAACCTAGCTGCAAAACAATATTCAGTTGCTGATCTCACTAAACTCTTTGGTCTGGAAAGCATCAACATGGCCCTTGCCCTGATTGATAGCCGTGAAGAAATTAAACGCTACACAGCTGCCGTATCAGATACCAATATAGCTGTTGAGCAGGCCATCATTAACAGCGATAATAATAAAACCAGGCTTGAGCAGGCGCGAAACCGTGCTGCTTTACTCAGGATGGAATTGGGTGAAAAACTTGCACCGGCGCTTACTTTCAGCACCAATGCGTTCAGCTACCTGATAAAGGCCATCATGGGCGGAATTAAATTCTGGGAGGAAAATCGCAGTCTGATCATTGCAACTCTCAGCGCCATCATAGCTTATACTATTGCCACCAATGGAGCTATCATAGCAAAAAAAACATTTACTGCTGTACTTTGGCTGGGAACGAAAGCAATGCAAGCTTTTAATTTAGTTGTTAAAGTTAACCCATGGGCGCTGGCAGCTAGCGCTATTATCGGCCTACTGGTTTACATCAGGCAGCTCGGCCGCGAAACAGAGAGCCTTACAATTAAGCAAAAGGCTTATAATGAAATAAGGCAGCAAGCTACTGAAGGCGCTGCAGAAGAAGTGGCGCAACTCGATAAGCTTTTTACAGTATTAAAAAATACGAATATTACTGCTGAAACACGTAATAGACTAATCAAGCAAATAAATGATCAATACAAAGATTATTTGCCTAGCCTGCTTTCAGAAAAATCAACACTTCAGGAAATTGAAACTGCATACAATAATGTTGCTACCGCTCTCAGAAATAAAATTGAGATGGAGGTTCAACAGGAAAAAGCGAAAAAGCTATTTGCTGAAGCTGATATTAAAAAAGATGAACTGAAGGCTATTGAAGGAATGACTGCTGCCGAATATAACAAGCAGAACAACATCGTTGAAGGTGTACGCGGAGCAGCACGTGAAAGAGCCATTAATGGATTAAAGAAAGAGATTAATGAAATACTCGAAGTATATAATGAATTGATGAACCAGGTTGCCAAAACCCCGGGAGCATTTCCCCCTCCTGCTGGTGGTGGTGAAGATGATACACCGGATCCGGATCCAAACGGAGATGTTTCTACAGCATACGAAAATATTACCAAAGCCATCAACGACGCGCGTAAAGCCCAGGCTGCTTTCGTGGCTGAGGGGAATTATGCTGCTGCCAGGCAAGCTGATGTCGTAATTAAAACCCTTGAGGCTCAAAAACTGGTAATTGATGGTATCATTGCCAATGGTGGTGATGTTATTGGATTCCTGGATAATCTCACTGATTCAGAAGAAAGCCTTCTGCAGGAAAGCGATGCTTTTAATAAAAAATTCCTTGAAGATTGGAAAGGCACCTTTGATGAAATTAAGTCGCGGAAGGAACAGGATCACCAGGAGGATTTGGATAGAACCAGTAACCGTATTCAGTTTGAGCTTGATGAAGAGGCTAAGAAAAACGCGAAAAAGGAAAAGCTGGAAAAGGATTGGGAAAGTGCGCGTAAGCAAATTGTTGATGATTCTCTCAATGCCGGTTTCCAGATGTTCACAAACTATATCAATTCTCAGTATGACCGGCAAATGTATGCCCTAAATCAACGCCGGGATGCTGAACTCAACAATGAAAACCTTACCGCTGAACAGCGGGAAAAAATACAGGAACGCTACCGGGTACAAGAGGCGAAGATTAAAGAACAGGCATGGAAACGCCAACATCGTGCTGATATAATACAAAGTATAATCAATACAGCGCTTGCTGTAAGCCGGGCATGGTCAGCAGCTCCAGGAGGCTGGGCTAATTTACCTATGGTAGTTGCTGCCGGTATTTCAGGAGCTTTACAAACTGCGGTAATTGCTTCTCAGAAAATGCCTCAGTTTGTCAAAGGCCGCTACAATGTTATCGGTAAGGATGACAACAAACTCTACAAGGATGTTCCTTTTATGGGCCCTGCCAAAACAGGAATTTACAGAAACGCTTTGGTAGGTGAGAAAGGCGATGAGCTTATCATTGATAACCCCACACTGCGCAATATCCGTGTAAACTTCCCGGAAGTAATGCAGGCCATTCACGCTGCCAGGGTTCCACAATACTCACAAGGGCGCTTATCGGATCCACCGGCCGCAACCACCAACCAGCAACCAGCAACCAACAACCCACAACCAGCAACCGACCCCGCCCTACTCGCCGCCCTAAACCGCCTCAACGATAAACTCGATCAGGGCATAGAATCATACCTGGTTTACCAGAAGTTCCGCAAATTCGAAGACAAAGTATCTCAAACCGAAAACGACAATGCGTTATAA
- a CDS encoding zinc-ribbon domain containing protein gives MSQEFRCSHCGDWFTLSEDDQELWEEGYLIDTPDACDYCAYNAENATAIEADYPNYSDADPGL, from the coding sequence ATGAGCCAAGAATTTAGATGCAGCCATTGTGGTGACTGGTTTACATTGTCAGAAGATGATCAGGAGTTATGGGAAGAAGGTTATTTGATTGACACCCCCGACGCTTGCGATTATTGCGCTTACAATGCAGAAAACGCCACGGCAATAGAAGCCGATTATCCAAACTATTCGGACGCAGATCCGGGATTATAA
- a CDS encoding retroviral-like aspartic protease family protein: MIECKAFNLTSNKGLLAALFTQCHIGIAFDPNSGQLPPQLVNFNALWDTGATGTVITSRVVDALGLKPTGQQRVFHADGESNVNTYHICLRLPNEVGFPIIKATEGKLNGFDVLIGMDIITQGDFSITNFQGKTSFSFRVPSIGHVDFVNEITSSTPARSSKVGRNNPCPCGSTKKYKFCCGQNH; this comes from the coding sequence ATGATAGAGTGTAAAGCATTTAATTTGACTTCAAATAAGGGGTTGTTAGCGGCTCTTTTTACACAATGTCATATCGGCATTGCTTTTGATCCCAATTCCGGTCAACTGCCACCACAATTAGTTAACTTTAATGCCTTATGGGATACTGGGGCCACTGGTACGGTTATAACATCAAGAGTTGTAGATGCATTAGGGTTAAAACCGACCGGCCAACAAAGGGTTTTTCATGCTGATGGTGAATCAAATGTCAACACTTACCATATCTGTTTAAGACTCCCAAATGAAGTAGGATTCCCAATAATCAAAGCTACTGAAGGTAAGTTAAATGGGTTTGATGTTCTTATTGGTATGGATATCATTACTCAAGGGGATTTCTCAATCACAAATTTTCAAGGAAAAACTTCTTTCTCTTTTCGAGTGCCATCAATTGGGCATGTTGATTTTGTGAATGAAATTACAAGCAGTACGCCTGCAAGATCTTCTAAAGTTGGCCGCAATAACCCTTGCCCCTGTGGTAGTACAAAGAAATATAAATTCTGTTGCGGCCAAAATCATTAA
- a CDS encoding DUF262 domain-containing protein gives MKIDLKEITVRDLANSYQDNEENGVIGYGGKLDIRPPYQREFIYKDKQREAVIDTITKDFPLNVMYWAVREDGNFEIIDGQQRTISICQFVNGDFSYMFRYFHNLQNDEKEQILNYKLMVYHCSGTDSERLQWFRTINIAGEKLTDQELRNAVYSGSWVTDAKRYFSKNGCAAYQIGSSYLSGSPIRQEYLETALHWISKGNIEAYMSNHQHDPNANEIWLYYQSVINWIKAIFIKSRKEMKGVDWGFLYNEFKDAIFDSKKLEEEIAKLMEDEDIGNKKGIYYYVLNRKERFLNIRAFSPNQKREAYERQKGICPICTEHFELDGMEGDHITPWHEGGKTIAGNCQMLCKEDNRRKSGK, from the coding sequence ATGAAAATTGATCTAAAAGAAATAACAGTCCGTGATCTAGCAAATAGCTACCAGGACAATGAAGAAAACGGAGTTATCGGCTATGGTGGCAAATTGGATATTCGCCCTCCATATCAACGTGAATTTATTTACAAAGACAAACAACGTGAGGCAGTGATTGACACAATTACAAAAGATTTTCCTCTAAATGTCATGTATTGGGCTGTCCGTGAAGATGGGAATTTCGAAATAATTGACGGTCAGCAACGTACGATCTCAATCTGCCAGTTTGTTAACGGCGATTTCTCGTATATGTTCAGATATTTTCATAATCTTCAAAATGATGAAAAGGAACAAATACTTAACTATAAATTGATGGTTTATCATTGTAGTGGCACAGACAGTGAAAGATTACAATGGTTTCGAACAATTAACATTGCAGGCGAAAAACTTACCGATCAGGAATTACGTAATGCAGTTTATTCTGGTTCTTGGGTTACTGATGCGAAAAGATATTTCAGCAAAAATGGTTGTGCGGCTTACCAAATAGGCAGCAGTTATTTGAGCGGCTCACCCATCCGACAAGAATACTTGGAAACTGCTCTTCACTGGATATCCAAAGGGAACATTGAGGCTTATATGTCAAATCATCAGCATGATCCAAACGCCAACGAAATCTGGCTTTATTACCAAAGCGTCATTAACTGGATAAAAGCAATCTTTATAAAGTCTCGTAAAGAAATGAAAGGTGTAGATTGGGGATTCCTTTATAATGAATTCAAAGACGCAATATTTGACTCGAAAAAACTGGAAGAAGAAATTGCTAAACTGATGGAAGATGAAGACATTGGAAATAAAAAAGGTATTTATTATTATGTCTTAAATCGTAAAGAGAGGTTTTTGAATATTCGTGCCTTTAGTCCAAATCAGAAAAGAGAAGCATACGAAAGACAAAAAGGAATCTGCCCTATCTGCACAGAACATTTTGAACTCGATGGCATGGAAGGCGATCATATTACACCCTGGCACGAAGGCGGAAAAACAATTGCCGGAAATTGTCAAATGTTATGTAAAGAAGACAATAGAAGGAAATCAGGCAAATAG
- a CDS encoding AAA family ATPase: MRLHSLKIAGFKRIKQAEILFGQATFLIGCNNSGKSTVLKAIEYLLSARKQLTSQEYYSIIDSETGETKIESTIIILEGEFRNLPIESKSWRGFKGRIFEYFQEGETGLSVTYRKTYELGKDVKIEFKSKVREISKEFSSCKTGQDYIDRGIDSSIVSELFPELNKVIGKNQGAFDKLEELDDIWDIQATDTWFKNPGGIPGNVLKMLPRFLVIPVDTSINEIQGSSSGVLGKTLNELFEDVRVKSLNYQNAQIHLNKLAKELNPEDKDSEFGKMIGDLNTVLASVFPDSKLHATADLSDPDKVLKPSFSVEMSSNIRTTVENQGSGMVRAAAFGMLRFRQKWLSQKEDEHARSLVICFEEPEIYLHPSAANQMRNAIYELSGFSSQIIATTHSPYIIDLSKKPRQILNRLSIDGNEIKILPFIVSDTFQQLVSDDKQYVKMLLKLDDYVSRVFFTENVVIIEGDTEDILIKESLKRLKRENFLNIISRFEVIKARGKAAIIGLVKYLTAMGIRPIVVHDRDNGTEGATKYNKPIEDAVGSNGRIVLMIENVENEIGYSATYEKPFKAFQETEKWGGGWLDIPENWRKKMKEIFGEYIVE; encoded by the coding sequence ATGAGATTACATTCACTTAAGATTGCTGGATTTAAAAGAATTAAACAAGCTGAGATTTTATTTGGCCAGGCTACTTTTCTGATAGGTTGTAACAATTCTGGGAAAAGCACAGTGTTAAAAGCAATAGAGTACCTGCTTTCTGCAAGGAAACAGCTTACAAGTCAAGAATATTACTCAATTATTGACAGCGAGACAGGTGAAACAAAAATTGAGTCTACAATTATTATCCTTGAAGGAGAGTTTAGAAACCTGCCAATCGAATCTAAAAGTTGGAGAGGATTTAAAGGTCGAATCTTTGAATATTTTCAAGAAGGTGAAACAGGACTTTCTGTTACCTATAGAAAGACCTACGAGCTTGGAAAAGATGTTAAGATTGAATTCAAATCTAAAGTTAGAGAAATTTCAAAAGAATTTTCTTCATGCAAAACCGGACAAGATTATATTGATAGAGGTATTGATTCTTCAATAGTGTCAGAGTTATTCCCCGAATTAAACAAAGTAATAGGAAAGAATCAGGGCGCTTTTGATAAGCTTGAGGAGCTTGATGATATTTGGGATATTCAGGCTACTGATACATGGTTTAAAAATCCAGGAGGAATACCTGGCAATGTTCTGAAAATGCTTCCTCGTTTTTTAGTGATACCTGTTGATACATCAATAAATGAAATTCAAGGTTCTAGTTCAGGTGTACTCGGCAAAACTTTAAATGAGCTATTTGAAGATGTTAGGGTAAAATCGTTGAACTATCAAAATGCACAAATTCATTTAAATAAACTTGCTAAAGAATTAAATCCAGAAGATAAGGATTCAGAATTCGGCAAAATGATTGGTGATTTAAACACTGTTTTAGCAAGTGTTTTTCCTGATTCTAAACTTCATGCAACAGCAGACTTGAGCGACCCAGATAAAGTTCTTAAGCCTTCATTTAGTGTTGAAATGTCTAGTAATATTAGGACAACAGTAGAAAACCAAGGCTCAGGTATGGTTAGGGCTGCTGCTTTTGGAATGTTACGTTTTAGACAAAAGTGGTTATCTCAGAAAGAAGATGAACATGCTAGGTCATTAGTAATTTGCTTTGAAGAGCCTGAAATTTACTTACATCCAAGTGCTGCAAATCAAATGAGAAATGCTATTTATGAATTAAGTGGCTTTTCTTCTCAAATAATAGCAACAACGCATTCCCCTTATATAATTGATTTATCAAAAAAGCCAAGACAAATTTTAAATCGTTTATCAATTGATGGTAATGAAATTAAAATATTACCATTTATTGTTTCTGATACTTTCCAGCAATTGGTTTCCGATGATAAACAATATGTCAAAATGCTATTAAAACTAGATGACTATGTCTCAAGAGTTTTTTTTACTGAAAATGTTGTTATAATAGAAGGTGACACCGAGGATATACTTATTAAGGAATCTTTAAAAAGATTAAAAAGAGAAAATTTTTTAAATATCATCTCAAGATTTGAGGTAATTAAAGCAAGAGGTAAGGCTGCAATTATTGGCCTTGTTAAATACTTAACTGCAATGGGGATTAGGCCGATTGTCGTGCATGATAGAGATAATGGAACAGAAGGTGCCACAAAATATAATAAACCGATTGAAGATGCTGTTGGTTCTAATGGTAGAATAGTTTTAATGATTGAAAATGTAGAAAATGAAATTGGTTATAGTGCTACCTATGAGAAGCCTTTTAAAGCATTCCAAGAAACCGAGAAATGGGGAGGAGGATGGTTAGACATACCTGAAAATTGGAGAAAAAAAATGAAAGAAATATTTGGCGAATATATTGTTGAATAA